The following proteins come from a genomic window of Schistocerca gregaria isolate iqSchGreg1 chromosome X, iqSchGreg1.2, whole genome shotgun sequence:
- the LOC126298889 gene encoding uncharacterized protein LOC126298889 yields MQAALRLTCMVVAAGALSAVALPPQLLSERRTYVDLCINGLGADSCVSLFEAAVPPNLTHRATDKQSGVRPRNTVCPTLCQNGLGYPLCRCRQQIPRPAANWTAVCDAFCSLQNVTVYGCSECKKQDTMLRTMAKSVVTFEAAETEEDWDALCHVLCKQGDGGLACSCDIIP; encoded by the exons ATGCAGGCGGCATTGAGGCTGACATGCATGGTGGTGGCGGCGGGCGCGCTGTCGGCAGTGGCGCTGCCCCCGCAGCTGCTGAGCGAGCGCCGCACCTACGTAGACCTCTGCATCAACGGGCTGGGCGCTGACTCTTGCGTCTCTCTCTTCGAGGCTGCCGTGCCGCCCAACCTCACGCACAGGGCCACGGACAAGCAGAGTGGCGTCAGGCCGCGCAACACTGTGTGCCCTACGCTCTGCCAAAACGGTTTGGGCTACCCGTTGTGTCGCTGTAGGCAGCAGATCCCGCGGCCCGCCGCCAACTGGACAGCCGTCTGTGACGCCTTCTGTTCGTTGCAGAATGTCACG GTTTATGGCTGTAGCGAATGTAAGAAGCAAGACACCATGCTGAGAACAATGGCGAAGTCAGTGGTGACGTTTGAGGCGGCGGAGACGGAGGAAGACTGGGACGCGCTGTGCCACGTGCTGTGCAAGCAGGGGGACGGCGGCCTCGCCTGCAGCTGCGACATCATTCCCTAA